CATACTCCCCACCTGTTGACTTGCCCCAGGTGGCTTCATACCTATCATAAGAAACCGAAAGCAAGGTGACGCCGATGGGCGCTGATGCCAAGACTGCCATGAAGCTCGACATGACCGAAGCCGCTGCGAAGCGGATAGCCAAGATCGTCGCTGGCGATCCGGGCAAGATCGCGCTGCGCATTTCGGTCGAAGGCGGCGGCTGCTCGGGCTTTTCCTACAAGTTCGACCTCGTCGAAGGCCGCAATGACGATGACGTCGCCATCGAGCGGGACGGCGCGACCTTGCTCGTCGACGATCTGTCGCTCGTCTACATGGGCGGATCGGTCGTCGATTTCGTCGACGACCTGATGGGTCAGTCGTTCCAGATCAAGAACCCCAACGCGGTCGCCGGCTGCGGCTGCGGTACCAGTTTCTCCATTTAGCCATGCGCAGGCCGCAAGCGCTCCGTCAGGTGGCGCTTTCGGCCGGTCGCGACATCGATGCGACGCTCGCCTTCTGGCTCGATGTCTTCGGCCTTCCTGTCCACGCCCGCTACGACCCGCCCGGCATCGCCTTCATCGTCGTCGGTGGCATCAGACTTTTCTTCACCGGCGGCATATCGCAGGCGACAGTTTATCTCGACATAGACGACCTCGACTCCTTCTACGAAATAGCATCCGACAATGGCGTGGCGTTTACCACCGCGCCCACGCTCGTCCATCGCGATGCGGCGGGCGAGTTCGGGCCCGCTGGCGAATCCGAATGGATGGCATTCCTGAAGGATCCGGCAGGCAACACCATCGGTCTTGTCGAGCGCAGATAGGCTTGCGCCTTCCTTCGAACCATTCCATCTCGTCGCGATGCGCCGCTGCCCCCAGGCGTTCAAAGATTCCGAGCAAAAGGGAAACAGCATGCAGATCCGTCGATTTGAACCGCGTGACTTCGATGCCGTGGTGAACGTCATCCTGCCCATCCAGCGAGACGAATTCGGCTTTGACGTCACTGTCGACGACCAGCCAGACCTGCGGATCATTCCAGAATTCTATCAGCGCGGCTTTGGCGATTTCTGGGTCGCCGAGGTTGACGGCAAGATCGTAGGGACGATCGGTCTGGTCGACATCGGTGATGGGCTCGCCGCCTTGCGCAAGATGTTCGTCGCCGCAGAATGGCGTGGCCGCGAACATGGAATCGCAGCGAGACTGTTGAGCCTACTGCTTGCCACAGCCCGCGAACGCGGCATCCGCGCGGTCTATCTCGGCACGACCAACAGGTTTCTTGCCGCCCATCGCTTCTACGAGAAGAACGGCTTTGCCGAAGTCGCCAGATCCGACCTACCTGCGAGCTTCCCGGTCGTGTTCATCGACACCAAGTTCTACGTTCACCGGCTGGACGCCTGAAAAGCAGAGGGCCCACGCAGGGGCCCTTGCCTTGTCAGATTTAGCCAGCGTCAAGCTTCCGATGCCATCGCCGCTTCGCGGATCTCGGCCTCGTTGACCTTGGTACCGTTGAAGAAGGCGTTCAGCACAACCGCCGAAACCGACGCCAGAAGGATGCCCGACTCGATGAGCGGAT
The nucleotide sequence above comes from Aminobacter aminovorans. Encoded proteins:
- the erpA gene encoding iron-sulfur cluster insertion protein ErpA codes for the protein MGADAKTAMKLDMTEAAAKRIAKIVAGDPGKIALRISVEGGGCSGFSYKFDLVEGRNDDDVAIERDGATLLVDDLSLVYMGGSVVDFVDDLMGQSFQIKNPNAVAGCGCGTSFSI
- a CDS encoding GNAT family N-acetyltransferase produces the protein MQIRRFEPRDFDAVVNVILPIQRDEFGFDVTVDDQPDLRIIPEFYQRGFGDFWVAEVDGKIVGTIGLVDIGDGLAALRKMFVAAEWRGREHGIAARLLSLLLATARERGIRAVYLGTTNRFLAAHRFYEKNGFAEVARSDLPASFPVVFIDTKFYVHRLDA
- a CDS encoding VOC family protein yields the protein MRRPQALRQVALSAGRDIDATLAFWLDVFGLPVHARYDPPGIAFIVVGGIRLFFTGGISQATVYLDIDDLDSFYEIASDNGVAFTTAPTLVHRDAAGEFGPAGESEWMAFLKDPAGNTIGLVERR